A part of Agromyces protaetiae genomic DNA contains:
- a CDS encoding sulfatase-like hydrolase/transferase produces the protein MTDAPVGADRPSGSPLRRFSLAVAIVVLVLLPLAPRAPAALADGFPLAILGVPAESILVLFVLFMVPWRPVRLVLAACFGVVVVFAIVLGAIDAGYREVLDIPFDPLDWQQLGDAFGVVTGAIGAGPAITLVVLIAIATALSIVALAWAVLRVDTAMRHDRGRGTCAIAAVAAVWIVGAATGAHLVPGRPIAAAAAVHAISTSASHSAAGLTAVAALPRQIAADRFRATPGSRLLTGLEGKDVVFAFVESYGRVAVQGTDFSADIRRTLREGNAQLEADGYVSRSAFLTSPTFGGLSWLAHSTLMTGLWVDRQPVYSKVIRSDRLTLSEIFGRAGWHTVSLSPAGTEPWSFGTSFYHFDTLIDASDVGYRGPSFGYALVPDQYTWKHLADEVLAADDRPVMAEVDLLSSHTPWAPLPELVPWPEIGDGSVFGSQAARGESAAEVWKEPGRVREAYARSIRYALAAMLSFLHESDDPDLVLVVLGDHQPATIVTGRDPGHDVPISIISKDPAVSDAIDEWEWEDGVLPGPDAPVWPMSAFRDRFVDAFSRG, from the coding sequence GTGACCGATGCGCCCGTCGGCGCGGACAGACCGTCGGGATCGCCGCTCCGCCGATTCTCGCTGGCCGTCGCGATCGTCGTGCTCGTCCTCCTCCCGCTGGCGCCGCGGGCGCCTGCGGCGCTCGCAGACGGCTTCCCGCTCGCGATCCTCGGGGTTCCCGCCGAGTCGATCCTCGTGCTCTTCGTGCTCTTCATGGTTCCCTGGCGCCCGGTGCGACTCGTCCTCGCCGCCTGCTTCGGCGTGGTCGTCGTCTTCGCGATCGTGCTCGGGGCCATCGACGCCGGCTACCGGGAGGTGCTCGACATCCCGTTCGATCCGCTCGATTGGCAGCAATTGGGCGACGCGTTCGGGGTCGTCACGGGAGCGATCGGCGCGGGGCCCGCGATCACCCTCGTGGTGCTCATCGCGATCGCCACCGCCTTGTCGATCGTCGCGCTCGCGTGGGCGGTGCTTCGCGTCGACACCGCAATGCGTCACGACCGCGGTCGCGGCACGTGCGCGATCGCGGCGGTCGCCGCGGTGTGGATCGTCGGGGCGGCGACGGGCGCGCACCTCGTGCCGGGGCGACCGATCGCGGCGGCCGCCGCCGTGCACGCGATCAGCACGTCGGCCTCGCACTCGGCAGCGGGGCTCACGGCGGTCGCGGCCCTGCCGAGGCAGATCGCGGCGGATCGCTTTCGAGCGACGCCGGGCTCCCGCTTGCTCACCGGGCTCGAGGGCAAGGACGTCGTCTTCGCATTCGTCGAGAGCTACGGCAGAGTCGCCGTGCAGGGGACGGATTTCTCAGCCGACATCCGACGCACTCTGCGAGAGGGCAACGCGCAACTCGAGGCCGACGGGTACGTCTCGAGGAGCGCCTTCCTCACGTCGCCCACCTTCGGCGGCCTCAGTTGGCTTGCGCACTCGACGCTCATGACCGGTCTCTGGGTCGATCGGCAGCCGGTCTACAGCAAAGTGATCCGGAGCGATCGACTCACGCTCAGCGAGATCTTCGGGAGAGCCGGATGGCACACGGTCAGCCTCTCGCCCGCCGGCACCGAGCCGTGGTCGTTCGGCACGTCGTTCTATCACTTCGACACCTTGATCGACGCGAGCGACGTCGGCTACCGCGGTCCGTCGTTCGGATACGCGCTGGTTCCGGACCAGTACACCTGGAAGCACCTCGCCGACGAGGTGCTCGCCGCCGACGATCGGCCGGTCATGGCCGAGGTCGACCTGCTCTCCTCGCACACGCCATGGGCGCCGTTGCCCGAGCTGGTTCCCTGGCCGGAGATCGGCGACGGCTCCGTGTTCGGGTCGCAGGCCGCGCGAGGGGAGTCGGCCGCGGAGGTCTGGAAGGAACCCGGCCGGGTGCGAGAGGCGTACGCCCGGTCGATTCGGTATGCGCTCGCCGCGATGCTCTCGTTCCTGCACGAATCGGACGATCCCGACCTCGTGCTCGTGGTGCTCGGCGACCACCAGCCCGCGACGATCGTGACCGGCCGGGATCCCGGCCACGATGTTCCGATCAGCATCATCTCCAAAGACCCGGCGGTCTCGGACGCGATCGACGAGTGGGAGTGGGAGGACGGCGTGCTCCCCGGGCCGGACGCGCCCGTCTGGCCGATGAGCGCATTCCGCGATCGATTCGTCGACGCGTTCAGCCGGGGATGA
- a CDS encoding CDP-alcohol phosphatidyltransferase family protein, which translates to MALGEVQLVPIGVAVLGAVGAATLWAVDAMPAIGLAVAIGYLASSTALLGIALRRRGASRLGWANLVTAIRSALVGVITGLVAASFVAPIPVPLLIGLTVPALALDAVDGWVARRTGSATALGARFDWEVDAFLLLVLSVYVARSLGPWVLAIGLMRYAFVVAGWMLPRLRGPLPYRYWRKVVAAVQGIVLAFAATGLFPEFSYAAVAVALVLLVESFGRDVVWLATRGRARSAEAEVRAS; encoded by the coding sequence ATGGCACTCGGCGAGGTGCAGCTCGTTCCGATCGGCGTGGCGGTGCTCGGCGCGGTCGGCGCCGCGACCCTCTGGGCGGTCGATGCGATGCCGGCGATCGGGCTCGCTGTCGCGATCGGGTACCTCGCGTCGAGCACCGCGTTGCTGGGGATCGCGCTGCGACGTCGGGGCGCCTCGCGTCTCGGATGGGCGAATCTCGTGACGGCGATCCGGTCGGCGCTCGTCGGCGTCATCACGGGTCTCGTCGCAGCCTCGTTCGTCGCACCGATCCCGGTGCCGCTCCTCATCGGCCTGACCGTGCCGGCGCTCGCACTCGACGCCGTGGACGGATGGGTCGCGCGGCGGACCGGCAGCGCGACCGCGCTCGGCGCCCGGTTCGACTGGGAGGTCGACGCGTTCCTGCTGCTCGTGCTGAGCGTCTACGTGGCGCGGTCCCTCGGCCCGTGGGTGCTCGCGATCGGCCTGATGCGGTACGCCTTCGTCGTGGCGGGATGGATGCTTCCCCGGCTGCGCGGGCCGCTCCCGTACCGGTATTGGCGCAAGGTCGTGGCCGCGGTGCAGGGGATCGTCCTCGCCTTCGCCGCGACCGGTCTGTTCCCCGAGTTCTCGTACGCCGCGGTCGCCGTCGCACTCGTCCTGCTCGTCGAGTCCTTCGGTCGCGATGTCGTCTGGCTCGCGACGCGAGGACGCGCTCGATCCGCCGAAGCAGAGGTGCGTGCATCGTGA
- a CDS encoding methyltransferase domain-containing protein: MYRKKAKRYDLVSRLYPAPGYPQRSQRARAVQALGLRAGDTVVDVACGTGLNFALIEEAIGPSGRLVGVDLTDAMLARASDRADANGWSNVTLVQADAAEFAFPDKVDAVLSTYALTQVAECGTVIANGAAALSGGGRWVVLDLKIPGATPAWLSRLGIAAVRRSASLDEWIERRPWDAIRGAIEERLVDPSWVELCFGSAFLAAGSGRGTGTRDRRVVVEGT, from the coding sequence GTGTACCGCAAGAAGGCCAAGCGATACGACCTCGTGTCCCGGCTCTACCCGGCGCCCGGCTACCCGCAGCGGTCGCAGCGTGCACGCGCGGTGCAGGCGCTCGGCCTCCGAGCGGGCGACACCGTGGTCGATGTCGCGTGCGGAACGGGTCTGAACTTCGCCCTCATCGAGGAGGCGATCGGTCCCAGCGGCCGGCTCGTCGGCGTCGATCTCACCGACGCGATGCTCGCGCGTGCAAGCGATCGGGCCGACGCGAACGGGTGGAGCAACGTCACCCTCGTGCAGGCGGATGCGGCGGAGTTCGCCTTTCCCGACAAGGTCGACGCTGTTCTGTCCACGTACGCGCTGACGCAGGTGGCAGAGTGCGGAACGGTCATCGCCAACGGTGCCGCCGCGCTTTCCGGCGGCGGTCGGTGGGTCGTGCTGGACCTCAAGATCCCCGGCGCGACGCCCGCCTGGCTGTCCCGGCTCGGAATCGCAGCGGTGCGCCGTTCGGCCTCGCTCGACGAGTGGATCGAGCGCCGCCCCTGGGACGCGATTCGCGGGGCGATCGAGGAGCGGCTGGTCGATCCCTCCTGGGTGGAGCTGTGTTTCGGGAGCGCCTTCCTCGCGGCCGGATCCGGCCGCGGAACCGGTACCCGGGATCGGCGCGTCGTCGTCGAAGGCACGTGA
- a CDS encoding SRPBCC family protein, with protein MTIRTESRITVDGGIEDVWGYLADVRRWPEWAPTVIECRVRDGERFEPGAWVEQRARDFGWNHRRREQITEVDAPRSMGFAGTMGTSVARWGMEFAPAGDRRTDAMMWVEVDPAKLMRAIPGRALHDRIQRVSDIEMAGIKAAVESDLRAGAGSP; from the coding sequence ATGACCATCAGAACCGAGAGCCGCATCACGGTCGACGGGGGCATCGAGGACGTATGGGGATACCTGGCCGACGTCCGGCGGTGGCCCGAGTGGGCGCCGACCGTGATCGAGTGCCGCGTTCGCGACGGTGAACGGTTCGAGCCCGGCGCATGGGTCGAGCAGCGGGCGAGGGACTTCGGCTGGAATCACCGCCGGCGCGAACAGATCACGGAGGTCGATGCCCCGCGCTCGATGGGGTTCGCCGGAACGATGGGAACGTCCGTGGCCCGCTGGGGCATGGAGTTCGCGCCGGCAGGCGACCGCCGGACCGACGCGATGATGTGGGTCGAAGTCGACCCCGCGAAGCTCATGCGCGCCATCCCGGGACGCGCCCTCCACGACCGAATCCAGCGCGTGAGCGACATCGAGATGGCGGGCATCAAAGCCGCCGTCGAATCCGACCTTCGAGCGGGAGCGGGATCGCCGTGA